A window from Sinorhizobium fredii encodes these proteins:
- a CDS encoding FAD-binding oxidoreductase, with protein MALKAIRAGSRNESGIAAAKTLLGGRFGDRFQTGEAIRSQHANTTTYIPAQLPDAVVFPESASEVREIVEIASAHCVPLIAFGAGSSLEGHVNAPHGGISVDMMRMNRILAVNAEDLDCTVEPGVTREELNAYLRDTGLFFPIDPGANASIGGMTSTRASGTNAVRYGTMRENVLAVTAVVAGGREVRTAHRARKSSAGYDLTRLFVGAEGTLGILTSITLRLQGIPEVISGGVCAFPTIADACNAVILTIQSGIPVARIELLDAVQMRACNAYSGLDYGEMPTLFVEFHGSTESVELQSRQFAEIASEFGSTGFVWTTNPEERARLWRARHNAYWAQKSLKPGAAILATDVCVPISRLADCVAATHEDIAAHGLIAPIVGHAGDGNFHVGVLFDDKDPADVARVEAFVERLNSRALSMDGTCTGEHGIGQGKMPFLEAELGGTIDLMRQIKCSLDPDNIFNPGKIFT; from the coding sequence GTGGCGTTGAAGGCGATCAGGGCGGGGTCGAGGAACGAAAGCGGCATCGCCGCAGCCAAGACGCTCCTCGGCGGACGGTTCGGTGATCGGTTTCAGACGGGAGAGGCCATCCGGTCCCAGCACGCCAACACGACGACCTACATCCCGGCACAGCTTCCGGACGCGGTCGTTTTTCCCGAAAGTGCATCCGAAGTTCGCGAGATCGTCGAGATCGCATCGGCGCATTGCGTGCCGCTCATTGCCTTCGGCGCCGGCTCTTCACTCGAGGGCCATGTGAATGCGCCGCATGGCGGCATATCGGTCGACATGATGCGGATGAACCGCATCCTTGCCGTCAATGCCGAGGACCTCGACTGCACGGTCGAGCCGGGCGTGACGCGCGAGGAATTGAACGCCTATCTGCGCGATACAGGCCTCTTCTTCCCGATCGACCCGGGCGCGAATGCCTCGATCGGTGGCATGACCTCGACGCGGGCGTCCGGCACCAATGCGGTGCGCTACGGCACCATGAGAGAGAACGTGCTTGCGGTCACCGCGGTCGTCGCCGGGGGACGAGAGGTCAGAACCGCACACCGGGCCCGCAAGTCCTCGGCCGGCTATGATCTGACGCGGCTTTTCGTCGGGGCGGAAGGGACCCTCGGCATCCTCACCTCGATCACGCTGCGCCTGCAGGGCATCCCGGAGGTGATATCGGGCGGCGTCTGCGCGTTCCCGACGATTGCCGACGCCTGCAACGCTGTCATCCTGACAATTCAGTCGGGCATTCCCGTAGCCCGCATCGAACTCCTCGACGCCGTGCAGATGCGGGCCTGCAACGCCTATTCCGGTCTGGACTATGGGGAAATGCCGACACTCTTCGTCGAATTTCACGGCAGCACCGAGAGCGTCGAGCTGCAATCGCGCCAGTTCGCCGAAATAGCGTCGGAATTTGGTTCTACAGGATTTGTCTGGACCACCAACCCGGAAGAGCGGGCGCGCCTGTGGCGGGCGCGGCACAATGCCTACTGGGCGCAGAAGAGCCTGAAGCCCGGCGCCGCCATCCTGGCGACCGATGTCTGCGTACCGATTTCGCGGCTTGCCGATTGCGTCGCCGCGACACATGAGGATATCGCCGCACATGGGCTGATCGCCCCGATCGTCGGCCATGCGGGCGACGGCAATTTCCACGTCGGTGTGCTGTTCGACGACAAGGACCCAGCCGACGTGGCGCGGGTCGAGGCTTTCGTCGAACGGCTGAATAGCCGTGCACTGTCGATGGATGGTACTTGTACGGGAGAGCATGGCATCGGTCAGGGCAAGATGCCGTTCCTGGAAGCGGAGCTCGGCGGAACGATCGATCTGATGCGGCAGATCAAGTGTTCGCTCGATCCGGACAACATCTTCAACCCGGGCAAGATCTTCACGTGA
- a CDS encoding DUF1772 domain-containing protein, whose product MFGLLALITSSVFFGAAIYINIAEQPARLRLDHRAALAEWGPAYRRGFEMQASLAIISGLLGAAAWWQSGNPLWGLGAAVIILNWPYTLMLIMPINNRLETTPPDQASEETRELIMRWGKFHAGRSALGAVATAIYLAAAADRM is encoded by the coding sequence ATGTTCGGCCTGCTCGCTTTGATTACGTCATCCGTCTTCTTCGGCGCCGCCATTTACATCAACATTGCAGAACAGCCGGCCCGGCTTCGCCTCGACCACCGCGCCGCACTGGCAGAGTGGGGTCCAGCCTATCGCCGCGGCTTCGAGATGCAGGCCTCTCTGGCGATCATATCCGGTCTCCTCGGCGCTGCCGCCTGGTGGCAGAGCGGCAACCCCCTTTGGGGCCTCGGCGCCGCCGTCATTATCCTGAACTGGCCCTATACGCTGATGCTGATCATGCCGATCAACAACCGTCTGGAGACGACGCCCCCGGACCAGGCGAGCGAGGAGACGCGCGAGCTCATCATGCGCTGGGGCAAATTCCATGCCGGTCGCAGCGCTCTCGGCGCGGTTGCAACGGCAATCTATCTTGCTGCAGCCGCTGACCGGATGTGA
- a CDS encoding ABC transporter substrate-binding protein, translated as MINRRSTLKSLALGAVSFLAIVAGGAFSAQAENKELKIGFVGVTSGPAAAWGTSNVRSMQTRADWLNETGGVKIGEDTYNINIVTFDDQKDPKRAIAGMEKMAQEGIHYVVGPNVDDGAAAVRPVAESKGIIYFPYAFPKALYTPPASNAVLGMVANYQSGPAIYKYLKENKGVKKVAFIAANESDPLSQRDSGVAAAKELGLEVVAEKDTYQNDTRDFTPVLTPIVQLKPDLLVLSGVAPANAPLLIRAARELGYEGLISAETAQDATVLQEGAGELANGFISVGGASTPEIRTPVMEEFIDRYTKKFGEYNDESNTKVYALEYIIETLKANPKAIDDVEEFKKTMDTFSAPNPYAKDSTLKYVGATSFGQKRQLSVPMVVTEFKDGQFQTLFVGEVD; from the coding sequence ATGATCAACAGACGCTCGACATTGAAATCGCTGGCGCTTGGCGCCGTTTCATTTCTGGCTATCGTGGCGGGAGGAGCGTTTTCCGCGCAGGCCGAGAACAAGGAGCTCAAAATCGGTTTCGTCGGTGTGACCAGCGGTCCCGCCGCAGCTTGGGGCACATCGAACGTCCGCTCGATGCAGACGCGGGCCGACTGGCTCAACGAAACGGGTGGCGTGAAGATCGGCGAAGATACCTACAACATCAACATCGTCACCTTCGACGACCAGAAGGACCCGAAGCGGGCCATCGCCGGCATGGAAAAAATGGCCCAGGAAGGTATCCACTATGTGGTCGGGCCGAATGTAGATGACGGCGCTGCCGCCGTCCGCCCGGTGGCGGAATCCAAGGGGATCATCTATTTCCCCTATGCCTTCCCGAAAGCCCTCTATACGCCTCCGGCTTCGAATGCCGTGCTCGGAATGGTCGCCAACTATCAGTCGGGACCGGCCATCTACAAATATCTGAAAGAAAACAAGGGCGTGAAGAAGGTTGCCTTTATCGCGGCCAACGAATCCGATCCGCTCAGCCAGCGCGACAGCGGCGTTGCCGCGGCCAAGGAACTCGGGCTCGAGGTGGTCGCGGAGAAAGACACCTACCAGAACGACACCCGCGACTTCACGCCCGTGCTGACACCGATCGTGCAACTGAAGCCTGACCTCCTCGTGCTCTCGGGTGTCGCACCGGCAAATGCGCCGCTCCTGATCCGCGCGGCCCGCGAACTCGGTTACGAGGGCCTGATCTCGGCGGAAACTGCGCAGGACGCCACCGTCCTGCAAGAGGGCGCTGGCGAACTTGCCAATGGTTTCATTTCCGTCGGTGGCGCGTCGACGCCGGAAATCCGCACGCCGGTGATGGAGGAGTTCATCGATCGCTACACCAAGAAGTTCGGCGAGTACAATGACGAGTCGAACACCAAGGTCTACGCGCTCGAGTACATTATCGAGACGCTGAAGGCGAACCCCAAGGCGATCGATGACGTCGAAGAGTTCAAGAAGACCATGGACACCTTCTCGGCGCCCAATCCCTACGCCAAGGACAGCACACTGAAATATGTCGGCGCTACCTCCTTCGGCCAGAAACGACAGCTCTCCGTTCCGATGGTGGTGACCGAGTTCAAGGACGGCCAATTCCAGACCCTGTTCGTCGGCGAAGTGGACTGA
- a CDS encoding branched-chain amino acid ABC transporter permease, whose product MEQVIANGLYLGAQYALIALGLTLIFALMNVLNFAHGQMYVLGGFVTYTIYGQLKLPFVVALICSGVTLAIIGALMEKFLFRPVVRRSKREESTMLLAAATAFFLDAVMLLLFGEKQRGVPKIISGVFVSDRVILPYDRIAVGVIAILMIAAFMLFMQYSKPGRAMRALAQDRVAAQLMGVKVERYSMIGFALGAMLAGVVGGLLVSITGVNSGIGGPISIKAFLMVMIGGAGVVGGAIAGGFILGMMESVGLTVLREYGDITYLVIFALLMIFLSIRPHGLMGKPWG is encoded by the coding sequence ATGGAACAGGTAATTGCCAACGGACTCTATCTCGGCGCCCAGTATGCGCTGATCGCGTTGGGGCTGACGCTGATCTTCGCCCTGATGAACGTGCTCAATTTCGCGCACGGGCAGATGTATGTGCTGGGCGGCTTCGTGACCTACACGATCTATGGCCAGCTCAAGCTGCCATTCGTCGTGGCGCTGATCTGCTCGGGCGTGACGCTGGCGATCATCGGCGCACTCATGGAAAAGTTCCTCTTCCGGCCGGTGGTCCGCCGCAGCAAGCGCGAGGAGAGCACGATGCTGCTGGCCGCGGCGACGGCATTCTTTCTTGATGCCGTCATGCTGCTCCTGTTCGGCGAGAAGCAGCGAGGCGTGCCGAAGATCATCAGCGGCGTCTTCGTCTCCGACAGGGTAATCCTGCCCTACGACCGCATTGCCGTCGGCGTGATCGCCATCCTGATGATCGCCGCCTTCATGCTCTTCATGCAATACAGCAAGCCCGGCCGCGCCATGCGGGCGCTGGCGCAGGACCGCGTTGCGGCACAGTTGATGGGCGTCAAGGTCGAGCGCTACTCAATGATCGGCTTCGCGCTCGGGGCGATGCTTGCGGGCGTCGTCGGGGGATTGCTCGTCAGCATCACCGGAGTGAATTCCGGTATAGGCGGGCCGATCTCCATCAAAGCCTTCCTTATGGTGATGATCGGCGGCGCCGGGGTCGTCGGCGGCGCGATTGCGGGCGGCTTCATCCTTGGCATGATGGAATCGGTGGGCCTGACCGTGCTGCGCGAATATGGCGACATCACCTACCTCGTCATCTTTGCTCTGCTGATGATCTTCCTAAGCATCCGTCCGCACGGGCTGATGGGAAAACCGTGGGGTTGA
- a CDS encoding branched-chain amino acid ABC transporter permease codes for MRKASAPTFKIASAVLFLLVLLVAVPLLINATGRSDLYYTLTSVALLSIISAGVWITFYIGRINIGQGAYALMGGYVSAILVMNYGMSFWLTLPLAGLFCAVASVLIGLPILRLRGVYFAMVSLVLTEVARLLALALPITNGASGIVSIPLPTGISFFGLTLVPDFATLANPRLAFYIVAVLLMALCFLGLYRLAHSRIGQLCQSLQQNEELASSIGVNIAYLRVIAYALSSFLGGVGGAMFASISQSIYPSSFTVADSVNFMLNCFLGGLGYVLGPMLGTFVLYFGWDLLFQTGEFQLLIFSAVLIVLMLVLPNGLLSLALPRKRSL; via the coding sequence ATGCGCAAGGCTTCGGCTCCCACCTTCAAGATCGCCTCGGCAGTCCTTTTCCTGCTCGTCCTGCTTGTCGCAGTGCCGCTGCTGATCAACGCCACGGGACGAAGCGACCTCTACTATACGCTGACATCGGTGGCGCTGCTCAGCATCATCAGCGCGGGCGTGTGGATCACCTTCTATATTGGCCGCATCAATATCGGCCAGGGCGCATATGCGTTGATGGGCGGCTATGTCTCCGCCATCCTGGTGATGAATTATGGCATGTCCTTCTGGCTGACACTGCCATTGGCGGGTCTCTTCTGCGCCGTCGCGAGCGTGCTGATCGGCCTGCCCATCCTGCGGCTGCGCGGCGTCTATTTCGCGATGGTGTCGCTGGTATTGACCGAGGTTGCCCGCCTTCTCGCCCTTGCTCTGCCGATTACCAATGGTGCCAGTGGCATCGTCAGCATTCCGCTGCCGACCGGCATTAGCTTTTTCGGCCTAACGCTCGTTCCGGATTTTGCCACACTGGCCAATCCCCGTCTGGCCTTCTATATCGTTGCGGTGCTTTTGATGGCGCTCTGCTTTCTCGGCCTCTACCGGCTCGCTCATTCCCGCATCGGACAACTCTGCCAGTCACTGCAGCAGAACGAGGAACTCGCTTCGTCGATCGGCGTCAACATCGCCTATCTCCGCGTCATCGCCTATGCGCTTTCCTCCTTCCTCGGCGGGGTCGGCGGAGCGATGTTCGCCTCGATCTCCCAATCGATCTATCCGTCGAGCTTCACCGTCGCCGACTCGGTCAACTTCATGCTGAACTGCTTCCTCGGCGGGCTCGGCTACGTGCTCGGGCCGATGCTCGGTACGTTCGTGCTCTATTTCGGCTGGGATCTGCTGTTCCAGACCGGCGAATTCCAGCTCCTGATCTTCTCCGCAGTGCTGATCGTGCTGATGCTGGTCCTCCCCAACGGCCTCCTCAGCCTGGCACTCCCGCGCAAAAGGAGCCTCTAG
- a CDS encoding ABC transporter ATP-binding protein: protein MPDILEVVGLTKRFGGLVAVNDVSFTVREREILSVIGPNGAGKSTLFKLISSFLRPTHGEVRFNRERISGLAPHITARKGVVRTFQETTIFKDMTVRDNVVTAHHLRSRASLAGFYFGSAAARRDLEAFGASADEILVFLGLDAMRSEIASTLPHGHLRALGIAIALATDPAIMLLDEPFAGMNHDETRRAVEIVRKLRERGVTVLLVEHDMPAVMNISDRIVVLNFGQKIAEGTPAEIQQNPKVIEAYLGAEDESIGM, encoded by the coding sequence ATGCCGGACATCCTGGAAGTTGTCGGGCTTACCAAACGTTTCGGCGGCCTCGTCGCGGTCAACGACGTATCCTTCACCGTCCGTGAGCGCGAGATCCTCTCGGTGATCGGGCCGAACGGCGCCGGCAAGTCGACACTGTTCAAGCTGATATCATCCTTCCTCCGACCGACGCACGGCGAAGTCCGCTTCAATCGCGAGCGCATCTCCGGTCTCGCGCCGCACATCACTGCCCGCAAGGGCGTCGTGCGGACGTTCCAGGAAACGACGATATTCAAGGACATGACGGTCCGCGACAACGTCGTGACCGCCCATCATCTGCGTTCGCGCGCCAGTCTTGCCGGTTTCTACTTCGGGAGCGCTGCGGCGCGGCGCGATCTCGAGGCCTTCGGTGCCTCGGCGGACGAAATCCTTGTGTTCCTCGGACTGGACGCGATGCGCAGCGAGATTGCCAGCACCCTGCCGCACGGTCATCTGCGTGCACTCGGCATTGCGATCGCGCTTGCCACCGACCCCGCCATCATGCTCCTCGATGAACCTTTCGCCGGCATGAACCACGACGAGACCCGCCGCGCTGTCGAAATCGTCCGCAAGCTGCGTGAACGCGGCGTTACGGTGCTCCTCGTCGAGCACGACATGCCGGCCGTCATGAATATTTCCGACCGTATTGTCGTGCTCAACTTCGGCCAGAAAATCGCCGAGGGCACCCCGGCCGAAATCCAGCAGAACCCCAAGGTCATCGAGGCTTATCTCGGTGCCGAAGACGAATCGATCGGAATGTAG
- a CDS encoding ABC transporter ATP-binding protein: MEPLLKFDDVELYYDHVYALKGVTIEVQEGETVALIGANGAGKSSILRAITGLRKIRKGEIRYHGKRIDGVAPDEIVRMGISMVPEARRVFPFMTVRDNLLMGAFTRSDKAEIQQSIDMVLTRFPRLKERYSQQAGTMSGGEQQMLVIGRALMARPRLLLLDEPSLGVAPKLVQDIARSIVAINRDEKVSVLLVEQNSRMALRISQRAYALTTGQVALSGNSPELLTDERVKHLYLGGEF, translated from the coding sequence ATGGAGCCGCTGCTCAAATTCGATGACGTCGAACTCTACTACGACCACGTCTATGCGCTGAAAGGCGTCACCATTGAGGTTCAAGAGGGCGAGACCGTTGCGCTGATCGGAGCCAATGGCGCAGGCAAGTCGTCCATCCTGCGCGCCATCACCGGCTTGCGGAAAATCCGCAAGGGCGAGATCCGCTATCACGGGAAGCGCATCGACGGTGTCGCACCGGACGAGATCGTCCGGATGGGCATCTCGATGGTGCCCGAGGCGCGCCGCGTCTTTCCTTTCATGACCGTGCGCGACAATCTGCTGATGGGCGCCTTCACCCGCAGCGACAAGGCCGAGATTCAGCAGAGCATCGATATGGTGCTGACGCGTTTCCCGCGTCTCAAGGAGCGATATTCGCAGCAGGCCGGGACGATGAGCGGCGGCGAGCAGCAGATGCTGGTCATCGGCCGAGCGCTAATGGCCCGGCCGCGTCTGCTCCTGCTCGACGAGCCGTCGCTCGGTGTCGCTCCGAAGCTGGTGCAGGACATTGCCCGGTCAATCGTGGCGATCAATCGCGACGAAAAGGTCAGTGTGCTGCTGGTCGAGCAGAACTCGCGCATGGCGCTGAGGATCTCGCAGCGCGCCTATGCATTGACGACCGGCCAGGTCGCGCTCAGCGGCAATTCCCCTGAATTGCTAACCGACGAACGGGTCAAGCATCTCTATCTCGGCGGTGAATTCTAG
- a CDS encoding aspartate/glutamate racemase family protein, whose protein sequence is MRILVINPNTTTSMTDKIGKAAQAAASPATEVVAVNPKDGPPSIEGYFDEVFSVPGIIAEMAKAGTMDAYVIACFDDTGLDAARCATEAPVIGIGEAAFHLATLIAGKFSVVTTLARSVPAIEHNLLKYGLSSRCAKVRASDVAVLDLELPGSDARHKISAEIARAVAEDKAEAIVLGCAGMADLAHALSIEHGVPVLDGVACAVRLAETVSALGLRTSKIGGYAEPRAKRFSGRYAPWSPPLQRSKSS, encoded by the coding sequence ATGCGCATACTCGTGATAAACCCCAATACGACCACGTCGATGACCGACAAGATCGGCAAGGCGGCACAAGCTGCGGCGTCGCCGGCAACGGAGGTCGTTGCTGTCAATCCCAAGGACGGCCCGCCGAGCATCGAGGGCTACTTCGACGAGGTCTTCTCGGTGCCAGGCATCATCGCGGAAATGGCGAAGGCAGGTACGATGGATGCCTATGTGATCGCCTGTTTCGATGACACGGGGCTCGACGCGGCACGCTGCGCCACCGAAGCACCCGTCATCGGGATCGGCGAAGCGGCCTTCCACCTCGCCACCCTCATTGCCGGCAAGTTCAGCGTCGTGACCACGCTTGCACGTTCGGTGCCGGCGATCGAACACAATCTGCTGAAATACGGTCTCTCGTCCCGCTGCGCCAAGGTCCGCGCCTCGGATGTGGCGGTGCTCGATCTCGAGCTACCGGGCTCGGACGCGCGCCACAAGATTTCCGCCGAAATTGCGCGTGCCGTCGCCGAGGACAAGGCCGAAGCAATCGTGCTTGGTTGCGCGGGGATGGCGGATCTCGCTCACGCTCTCTCGATCGAGCACGGTGTGCCGGTGCTCGACGGGGTCGCCTGCGCGGTCCGGCTCGCAGAAACAGTCTCGGCTCTTGGTCTCAGGACGTCGAAGATCGGCGGCTACGCCGAACCGCGCGCGAAACGATTCTCGGGGCGTTACGCGCCGTGGTCTCCGCCACTACAGCGCAGCAAGTCTAGTTAG
- a CDS encoding GntR family transcriptional regulator: MLTTLRPEKDRKKPAARWSPIYHGLRDAIVSHRLTPGTKLPEDELASIYSVSRTVIRAALQALAHDWLVRLEPNRGAFVAQPSPKEAREVFEARALIEPRVAALAAQVARAEDVTLLRGHLEREHEALDAGRDSDAIMLSAMFHVGVAEIADQAVLTGFVRDLVSHSSLIIALYWKRRDTTCESHAHHALVDAIEARDSDRAAQLMKDHLHDLLSGLELKRTGRKPEHLADILR, from the coding sequence ATGTTGACGACCCTCAGGCCCGAAAAAGATCGCAAGAAACCGGCGGCGCGCTGGTCACCGATCTATCATGGTCTGAGGGATGCAATCGTCAGCCATCGGCTGACGCCGGGCACAAAACTGCCGGAGGATGAACTCGCCTCGATCTATTCAGTAAGCCGAACCGTCATCCGCGCCGCACTTCAGGCCCTCGCCCATGACTGGCTGGTGCGGCTGGAGCCAAATAGGGGTGCCTTCGTCGCGCAACCTTCGCCAAAGGAGGCACGCGAAGTATTCGAGGCCCGCGCACTGATCGAGCCCCGCGTAGCCGCGCTCGCCGCACAGGTCGCAAGGGCCGAGGACGTAACCTTGCTGCGTGGCCATCTCGAAAGAGAGCACGAGGCGCTTGACGCCGGGCGCGACAGCGATGCCATCATGCTGTCCGCCATGTTCCATGTCGGCGTTGCCGAGATCGCCGATCAAGCCGTCCTGACCGGCTTCGTGCGCGATCTTGTGTCGCACTCCTCACTGATCATCGCGCTTTATTGGAAGCGTCGGGATACAACCTGCGAGAGCCACGCGCATCATGCGCTGGTCGACGCCATCGAGGCACGTGATTCAGATAGGGCCGCGCAACTGATGAAAGACCATCTACACGATCTGCTGTCCGGCCTCGAGCTCAAGCGCACCGGCCGGAAACCGGAACATCTCGCCGACATCCTCCGCTGA